A section of the Arabiibacter massiliensis genome encodes:
- the rpe gene encoding ribulose-phosphate 3-epimerase: MFEPVKIAPSILSADFMDLGRDIALIERAGAGYVHVDVMDGHFVPNLTMGVPVVKQLKRATSLPLDVHLMISNPLEQLPWFLDAGADSVTVHAEALDADGLARAVEAIHAAGAKAAVSVKPRTSVGALAPVLADLDMVLVMSVEPGFSGQSYIEGSEGKVARIAEMARALGAAPLIQVDGGIGVSTAPLVAAAGADVLVCGNAVFAADDPAAALAAVATAADEARLAALAASAGEAR; this comes from the coding sequence ATGTTCGAACCGGTGAAGATCGCGCCGTCCATCTTGTCAGCCGACTTCATGGACCTGGGGCGCGACATCGCGCTCATCGAGCGCGCGGGCGCGGGATACGTGCACGTCGATGTGATGGACGGGCACTTCGTGCCGAACCTCACCATGGGCGTGCCGGTGGTGAAGCAGCTCAAGCGCGCCACGTCGCTGCCGCTCGACGTGCACCTCATGATATCCAACCCGCTCGAGCAGCTGCCCTGGTTCCTCGACGCGGGAGCCGATTCCGTCACCGTGCATGCCGAGGCGCTCGACGCCGACGGGCTCGCGCGCGCCGTGGAGGCCATCCACGCGGCCGGGGCCAAGGCCGCCGTCAGCGTGAAGCCCCGCACGTCGGTCGGCGCGCTCGCGCCGGTGCTCGCGGACCTCGACATGGTGCTCGTCATGAGCGTGGAGCCCGGCTTCTCGGGCCAGAGCTACATCGAGGGCAGCGAGGGCAAGGTGGCGCGCATCGCGGAGATGGCCCGCGCCTTGGGTGCCGCGCCCCTCATCCAGGTGGACGGGGGCATCGGCGTGTCCACGGCGCCGCTCGTGGCGGCCGCGGGGGCCGACGTGCTGGTGTGCGGCAACGCCGTGTTCGCCGCCGACGACCCGGCCGCTGCGCTCGCAGCCGTGGCCACCGCAGCCGACGAGGCGCGCCTGGCGGCCCTGGCCGCATCCGCTGGGGAGGCGCGCTAG
- a CDS encoding methylated-DNA--[protein]-cysteine S-methyltransferase, which translates to MHAPCPTHFVYQTPLGRLTIASDGAAITAIAFGEEELPGERHATELTNRAANQLQEYLAGKRRAFDLPLAPAGTEFQKKVWAALADIPYGETRSYSDIAAAIGSPRACRAVGGANNRNPLPIVVPCHRVVGANGSLVGYASGTKIKAFLLDLERRAVAGDAG; encoded by the coding sequence ATGCACGCCCCCTGCCCTACGCACTTCGTCTACCAGACTCCGCTCGGCCGGCTCACCATCGCCTCGGACGGCGCCGCCATCACGGCCATCGCCTTCGGCGAGGAGGAGCTTCCCGGCGAGCGGCACGCCACCGAGCTCACGAACCGCGCCGCCAACCAGCTGCAGGAGTACCTGGCCGGCAAGCGCCGCGCCTTCGACCTGCCGCTCGCGCCGGCGGGCACCGAGTTCCAGAAGAAGGTGTGGGCGGCGCTCGCCGACATCCCCTACGGCGAGACGCGCTCCTACAGCGACATCGCCGCAGCCATCGGCAGCCCCCGCGCCTGCCGGGCCGTGGGCGGCGCCAACAACAGAAACCCGCTGCCCATCGTGGTGCCCTGCCACCGCGTCGTCGGCGCGAACGGCTCGCTCGTCGGCTACGCGAGCGGCACCAAGATCAAGGCGTTTTTGCTCGACCTCGAGCGGCGCGCCGTCGCGGGCGACGCCGGCTGA
- a CDS encoding NAD(P)H-hydrate epimerase yields MNVYVSNIVFAAVSFPLIAFVITLPYLIYQFRKFGSVPWLRTLIVYSFVFYLLCAYFLVLLPLPEDRMAVVPYAQTPQLVPFNFLREFLAETTFSIGDPSTWLATLRDPYVYEALFNVLLLVPLGMYLRYYFRRRWWQTLAIGLLVTLSFELTQLTGLWGVYAHPYRLFDVDDLIMNALGAMVGFWMVGPAMRVLPDIRLVNEEAREAGVRASVTQRGVSFLIDVICVFAVSCLLVFGVAGSGIADKLVAQEGVWNVAAYGLDLLVLGTFFVIVPALTRGQTLGQKLLHLRIVRSDASPARWYQYLARYGLLYLMIWGPFAVLSGLMGLDSSRSGEMNAVAAFAAQNQQALFWVWVAVMAAWAVTLVVRAVRAAMAKRPFVMLNGLLSNTRVMTVKGVELERDRRRVYDVAEVAAIERRIAEAGTPLYDLMERAGAATADAVRTHVPDPAPVVVLAGAGNNGGDGWVCAHALAEAGYPVKLVTPDLAERIKAEPARSAALDAFADASARKLPLSVLVAPDADVLAEAVDGAEAVVDALLGTGFNGSEVREPLSSWIEAANRRRFEGSRGKGRGRHRRRVNDRGDHVRGMRRALPERAKDAPFAVAVDVPSGLSAQTGVAARPCFAADLTVTMLAYKPGLVAPVARRWTGAVRLAKLGVDAAAYADEGVLIEGEDA; encoded by the coding sequence ATGAACGTCTACGTGTCCAACATCGTCTTCGCCGCCGTCTCCTTCCCGCTGATCGCCTTCGTCATCACGCTGCCCTACCTCATCTACCAGTTCCGTAAGTTCGGCTCGGTGCCGTGGCTGCGCACGCTCATCGTGTACTCGTTCGTGTTCTACCTTCTGTGCGCGTACTTCCTCGTGCTGCTGCCCCTGCCCGAGGACCGCATGGCCGTGGTGCCCTACGCCCAGACGCCCCAGCTCGTGCCGTTCAACTTCCTGCGCGAGTTTTTGGCCGAGACGACGTTCTCCATCGGCGACCCCTCCACCTGGCTGGCCACGCTGCGCGATCCCTACGTCTACGAGGCCCTGTTCAACGTGCTGCTGCTCGTGCCGCTGGGCATGTATTTGCGCTACTACTTCCGGCGCAGGTGGTGGCAGACGCTCGCGATCGGCCTTCTGGTCACGCTGTCCTTCGAGCTCACGCAGCTCACGGGCCTGTGGGGCGTCTACGCGCATCCGTATCGGCTGTTCGACGTGGACGACCTCATCATGAACGCGCTCGGCGCCATGGTGGGCTTCTGGATGGTGGGGCCCGCGATGCGCGTGCTGCCCGACATCCGCCTCGTGAACGAGGAGGCGCGCGAGGCCGGCGTGCGCGCGAGCGTCACGCAGCGCGGGGTGTCGTTCCTCATCGACGTCATCTGCGTGTTCGCCGTCTCATGCCTGCTGGTGTTCGGCGTGGCCGGATCGGGGATCGCCGACAAGCTGGTGGCGCAGGAGGGCGTTTGGAACGTCGCGGCGTACGGGCTCGACCTGCTCGTCTTAGGGACGTTCTTCGTCATCGTGCCCGCGCTCACCCGCGGGCAGACGCTCGGGCAGAAGCTTCTGCACCTGCGCATCGTGCGCTCGGACGCGTCGCCGGCCCGCTGGTACCAGTACCTTGCGCGCTACGGCCTGCTGTACCTGATGATCTGGGGGCCCTTCGCCGTCTTGAGCGGCCTGATGGGCCTCGACTCGTCGAGGTCCGGCGAGATGAACGCGGTCGCGGCCTTCGCCGCCCAGAACCAGCAGGCCCTCTTCTGGGTCTGGGTCGCGGTCATGGCCGCGTGGGCCGTCACCCTCGTCGTGCGCGCCGTGCGGGCCGCGATGGCGAAGCGGCCGTTCGTCATGCTCAACGGGCTTCTGTCCAACACGCGCGTGATGACCGTGAAGGGCGTCGAGCTCGAGCGCGACCGGCGGCGCGTGTACGATGTGGCCGAGGTGGCCGCCATCGAGCGGCGCATCGCCGAGGCGGGCACGCCGCTCTACGACCTCATGGAGCGCGCCGGCGCAGCGACGGCCGACGCGGTGCGCACGCACGTGCCCGACCCCGCGCCCGTGGTGGTGCTCGCCGGCGCGGGCAACAACGGCGGCGACGGCTGGGTGTGCGCGCACGCGCTCGCCGAGGCGGGCTACCCCGTGAAGCTCGTGACGCCCGATCTGGCCGAGCGCATCAAGGCCGAGCCGGCGCGCTCGGCCGCGCTCGACGCGTTCGCCGACGCCTCGGCGCGCAAGCTGCCCCTGAGCGTGCTCGTGGCGCCCGACGCCGACGTGCTCGCCGAGGCCGTGGACGGGGCGGAGGCCGTCGTGGACGCGCTTCTGGGCACGGGGTTCAACGGCAGCGAGGTGCGCGAGCCTCTCTCCTCGTGGATCGAGGCCGCCAACCGCCGCCGCTTCGAGGGGTCGCGCGGGAAGGGCCGCGGAAGGCACCGCCGACGCGTGAACGACCGGGGCGACCACGTGCGCGGGATGCGCCGCGCGCTGCCCGAGCGCGCGAAGGACGCGCCCTTCGCCGTGGCCGTGGACGTGCCGAGCGGGCTGTCGGCCCAGACCGGCGTCGCGGCCCGGCCCTGCTTCGCCGCCGATCTCACGGTGACCATGCTCGCGTACAAGCCGGGGCTCGTGGCTCCGGTCGCCCGGCGCTGGACGGGCGCGGTGCGGCTCGCGAAGCTCGGAGTGGACGCGGCGGCGTACGCCGACGAGGGCGTCCTGATCGAGGGAGAGGATGCGTAA
- a CDS encoding NAD(P)H-dependent glycerol-3-phosphate dehydrogenase — protein MKVAVIGAGSWGTALAQVLAGNGCNVGLWARKPEVVNAINAEHRNPRYLSDVELSENIVATLSYKDALLRAKAAVIVTPSNLMRGVARALADVVDSEFPVIICSKGVEEGSGLLPVEVFEAEMGNAARLAVLSGPNFASEVIRCIPTGTVVASPDAGTATFFQELFASDTFRTYASDDVIGVELCAAFKNVIAIAVGVSYGIGFGDNTAAMLMTRGIAEMSRLVVRCGGQAITCMGLAGTGDLVATCTSEHSRNRRFGKLVAEGGTLEEFTERTHMVVEGALACKTLETLADAYEVELPITDVVRSVVWEGADPREVAKTLTSRPLTTEFYGL, from the coding sequence GTGGGGCTGTGGGCCCGCAAGCCCGAAGTGGTGAACGCCATCAACGCCGAGCATCGCAACCCGCGCTATCTGAGCGACGTCGAGCTGTCTGAGAACATCGTGGCCACGCTCTCGTACAAAGACGCGCTTTTGCGCGCGAAGGCCGCCGTCATCGTCACGCCGTCGAACCTTATGCGCGGCGTGGCCCGCGCGCTCGCCGACGTGGTGGACTCGGAGTTCCCCGTCATCATCTGCTCGAAGGGCGTCGAGGAGGGCAGCGGTCTATTGCCCGTGGAGGTGTTCGAGGCCGAGATGGGCAACGCGGCGCGGCTCGCGGTGCTCTCGGGCCCGAACTTCGCCTCCGAGGTGATCCGGTGCATCCCGACGGGCACCGTGGTGGCGAGCCCCGACGCGGGCACGGCGACGTTCTTCCAGGAGCTGTTCGCGAGCGACACCTTCCGCACGTATGCGAGCGACGACGTCATCGGCGTGGAGCTGTGCGCCGCGTTCAAGAACGTCATCGCCATCGCGGTGGGCGTGTCCTACGGCATCGGGTTCGGCGACAACACGGCCGCCATGCTCATGACGCGCGGCATCGCCGAGATGAGCCGGCTCGTGGTGCGCTGCGGCGGGCAGGCCATCACGTGCATGGGGCTCGCGGGTACGGGCGACCTCGTGGCCACGTGCACCTCCGAGCACTCGCGCAACCGCCGCTTCGGCAAGCTCGTGGCCGAGGGGGGCACGCTCGAGGAGTTCACCGAGCGCACGCACATGGTGGTGGAGGGCGCGCTCGCGTGCAAGACGCTCGAGACGCTGGCCGATGCCTACGAGGTGGAGCTGCCCATCACCGATGTCGTGCGCAGCGTGGTATGGGAGGGTGCCGACCCCCGCGAGGTGGCCAAGACCCTCACGAGCCGCCCCTTGACGACGGAGTTCTACGGCCTGTAG